The bacterium genome includes a window with the following:
- the rpsI gene encoding 30S ribosomal protein S9, whose product MADKKYFEAVGRRKTASARVRISSAKTTSFTINDRAASDYFPLTIMHETINAPFKTVGGAYAVTAVVKGGGLKSQAEAVRLGVSRALLEVDALFRKDLKLQGFLKRDPRAKERKKFGLKAARRAPQWSKR is encoded by the coding sequence ATGGCAGACAAGAAATACTTCGAAGCAGTCGGTCGTCGCAAGACAGCATCCGCACGTGTCCGCATCTCGAGCGCGAAGACGACGTCGTTTACGATCAATGATCGCGCAGCGTCGGATTATTTCCCGCTCACGATCATGCATGAGACGATCAATGCTCCGTTCAAGACCGTCGGTGGCGCCTACGCGGTCACCGCAGTCGTGAAGGGCGGCGGTCTCAAGTCGCAGGCTGAAGCGGTCCGTCTCGGTGTCTCCCGCGCACTCCTCGAAGTCGACGCACTCTTCCGCAAGGATCTGAAGCTCCAGGGCTTCCTCAAGCGTGATCCACGCGCAAAGGAGCGCAAGAAGTTCGGTCTCAAGGCCGCACGCCGTGCTCCGCAGTGGTCCAAGCGCTAA